The genomic interval CCAGACCACTGTCCAAGTAGAAGATCTGATTCGTGCATGCAACCCGTTTCACCCTGCTCAGACCATGTTTCGGGGAGAGAATATTGAAATTGTGGAAGCAGAGCTTGTGTCAGGTACCCCTGGACAGCCTGGGGAGTTGCATCGCATTGGCGATAGCCTGCAGGTAAGCTGTCAGGATGGCAGGCTACAGCTGCATGTGGTTAACGTCCCCCTTACCGGTAGCTACAGCGCTCAGCGCTTTGCCCAGTGCTATGAAGTGAAAACCGGTGAAATGCTGGAGCCAATCAGCCACTTTCCTCAGTATGCTCACCTGCTGGATCAATAATGTTTGTTGTTTACAGGCGTGCACATGCCTGCTTTCTTGCACACCTCAGCAGCTTATAGTAGGTTAATGGCCCTTAAAGTAAGCAGGTAAAGGAACCCCCTCATGTGTACCTCTCAACGCGCTCTCGCGGTGCTCGAATACCCTAAAATCAAGGAATTTCTCAAGTCATTTGTCACTTCGTCTTTGGGTCGGCGTGCCCTTGACGACCTGCAGCCTGGGCAAAGCTACATGGAAGTACGCTCGCGCATCGCAGTGGGGCAGGAGTTCCTGCTTCTGTGTCGTGACTTTAGCCAGCCTCCCATGGGAGGATTAGAAGATCCTCTTCCGCTGCTGGAAAAAACTGGCACGCAAGGACAGATTCTGGAACCGGCAGAGCTGTTCCGACTTTCCACCTTCCTGGCTAGTATCAAAAACCTTAAGGACTACTTTGCGGCCATGGAAGGTGACTTTCCCCGCAGTCGAGAGATAGGCGGTGACCTCCAACCTTGCGCCGATCTGAAAAGTCGCATTGATATGTGTATCGAAGAAAGTGGGCATATCAGCGATGGTGCATCAGCGGTGTTACGAAAAGTTCGCCGCGACCTGCGCACCCTGCGCACACGGGTACGCAAGCAAATGGAGCGCTATCTCGGTGATCCCCAGTATAAGGATGTCATCATCGATAATATTGTTACTCTACGCCGGGATCGCTACGTCATCCCTCTGCGCTCAAACTTCAAAGGGAAAATTGATGGCATTGTGCTGGATCACTCAGCCAGCGGTGGGACCTTTTACGTGGAACCAAGGGAGGTGGTAGACGTAAACAACCGTCTTGCAACGTTGCACGCGCAGGAGCGGGAAGAAGAGTATCGTATCATCAGTGAGCTCAGCCAGCTGGTGCAGTCTCGCATGAGAGCACTCCAGGCCAATGTAGCTTTGGTTGAGCGCATCGACATGTATATCGGTTTTGCCAATTACGCTCTCAAACACGATGGTACCTACCTGGAGACACGACAGTCCCGGGGGTGCTGTTTGCCTGGGTTGCGACACCCTTTACTGGAAAATCCCGTAGCTGTAGACACACGCCTTGGTGGCGATTTCCCCCCCATGCTTCTTATAACTGGCCCCAATACAGGAGGCAAGACCTTGGCCCTGAAATCAGCCGGGCTGGCAGTATTGAGCCACAATAGCGGCATCCCTGTCCTTTGCCGTGAAAATGAAAGCTTTATGGGCTATTTCGCCGCTATCTATGCCGATATAGGTGACGAGCAGTCGATAGAGCAAAGCCTCTCTACCTTCAGCAGCCATATCGTCAATATTGCCCACGCCGCCAAGAGTGTTGACGAGCGCTCCCTGGTGCTTCTGGACGAGCTGGGCAGTGGCACTGACCCCGAAGAAGGCGGAGCCCTGGCTGTCGGCATCCTGCAGTACTTTGCCCAGCGAAAGTGCTGCCTTATGGCTACTACTCACCACAACGCTGTCAAGCACTTCGCCCATCGCAACCACCAGGTGGAGAATGCCTGTATGGAGTTTGACAGCCAAACCTTACAGCCCACCTACCGGATACTCTACGGCCAGCAGGGGCAATCAAGTGCTCTGGATATTGCTGCTCGTTACGGATTACCTCTGGAAATTGTGGACGCAGCTCGCAACTTTCGTGAGTCCAGCACGGGTGAAGCGGCCCGCACTATTGCTGCTTTGGAGCGCAAGCTGGAGCGGTATGTCAGAGATGATGAGGCCTTCCAAAGCCGATCGCGGCGTCTTGAGCAGGAGCTGCAGGCTCTGCAGCAGCAAAAGCAGCAACTGCAGCAGCAGAGCTCTCGCAATCTGGAGCAAGCCAGTTTGCAGGCCCGTGATATTGTAAGGCAGGCGCGCCAGGAGGCGAAACGTTACCTCCAAAACTTGAAAAGCTCCTCTGACCAGGAAGCCAGACGACAGCAAGCCCGGTTCGAATCCATGGCTCAACAGGTCTTTGCTGATGCCCAGCAGATGGAGCGTAGTCACCTGCAAAAGCTCAGTAATATTGCCGCTGGCGACCAGGTCTACGTCGCCAAGTTACAGCGCGATGGTACGGTCATTACCGTACGGGGAAAAAAAGCTGAAGTGGAAGTAGGGGGACTACGTACTCAAGTCGGAGTGGATGAATTATTTGCACCTCGCGGCCAGGCTGGGTCAGCGACAGTCCACACCTCTTCAGGTCATGCCGCAGAGTCGGCTGCTCCAGCTTATGTGGGGCCTCACCATGCTGTATCTCCAGAACTTATGCTGGTAGGTAAACGGGTAGAGGAGTCTCTGGGCGAACTGGAAGACTACCTTAGCCGTGCCATCAGCGCTGATCTTGATTCCGTGCGAATTATTCACGGCATGGGAACTGGACGATTGAAGCGCGCCGTGCGCCACTACCTTGACCAAGTACCTCAGGTAAAAAACTACCGCGACGGGGAGGCTTTCGAGGGAGGTCTGGGTGCTACTGTGGTGGAGTTGTAAATATGTGACGGCTTGCAGCAGCACCTGATGACAGGATGAGTTTATGTCAACGCTTCTCCTTTACATTTGCGACATGTCACAGTATCCTTGCCAGGTTATGTAAATTTTCGGGAGGATTGCACCCCATGACACGCCTACCTTTTCTTTTTGCCATAGTAGCCATATACACAGTTACCGCCTCACATGCTTCCACCCAGGATACGAGTACCGCTATGAGCCTGTTTGACCTTCTCTTTATAGGAGCCATAGTCTTTTTTATCGTACGGGCAGTGCGGGGACGCAATACCACCGATAAACCACCCCGTGACGACTGGACCATCGGCAACGACTCCCGCTCTGAAACAGGCACAACTGACCGAACGAGCCATTCATCAGCTCCTACCAATATCACCCCACTTTACGAAACCGGCCCTTCCCACAAGGGCTTGATAGATATTGAGCGTAGTGACCCGGAATTTTCTGAATCGGAATTTCTTGATGCAGCTCGGGAGGTATTCAATACCGTTCTGCAAGCAAAGTATAATGAAGAACTTGACCAGGTCAGCTTTCTGATGGATCAGGCCATGCTCAATCAGCTGCAGGAGGACCAGGAGGAGCTGCACAAGCAAGGCAAGCGAGCCGAGCTTAGTTCGGTCAACATCCACAGCGTCAGCATTGATAACGCTATCCAGCAAATGGGAACCGACTGTATTACAGTGAAATTCCAGGCCAGCATCTCTTCACTGGTCTTTGACACCCAGGGCGAAGGACAGCCCCAGGAGGAAGTCAATGAGGCAACTGAATACTGGCGCTTTATGCGCAATATCGGTGAAGCTGCCTGGCAACTGATCGGTGTCTACGATGCCGACGAGTACGAGGACTAGATCATGATACGAGCAGCTATTATCGGCGCCACTGGCTACACTGGCGCCGAGCTCATGCGCATTCTGCTCTTTCACCCCGCCGTGGAACT from Desulfurispira natronophila carries:
- a CDS encoding endonuclease MutS2 — translated: MCTSQRALAVLEYPKIKEFLKSFVTSSLGRRALDDLQPGQSYMEVRSRIAVGQEFLLLCRDFSQPPMGGLEDPLPLLEKTGTQGQILEPAELFRLSTFLASIKNLKDYFAAMEGDFPRSREIGGDLQPCADLKSRIDMCIEESGHISDGASAVLRKVRRDLRTLRTRVRKQMERYLGDPQYKDVIIDNIVTLRRDRYVIPLRSNFKGKIDGIVLDHSASGGTFYVEPREVVDVNNRLATLHAQEREEEYRIISELSQLVQSRMRALQANVALVERIDMYIGFANYALKHDGTYLETRQSRGCCLPGLRHPLLENPVAVDTRLGGDFPPMLLITGPNTGGKTLALKSAGLAVLSHNSGIPVLCRENESFMGYFAAIYADIGDEQSIEQSLSTFSSHIVNIAHAAKSVDERSLVLLDELGSGTDPEEGGALAVGILQYFAQRKCCLMATTHHNAVKHFAHRNHQVENACMEFDSQTLQPTYRILYGQQGQSSALDIAARYGLPLEIVDAARNFRESSTGEAARTIAALERKLERYVRDDEAFQSRSRRLEQELQALQQQKQQLQQQSSRNLEQASLQARDIVRQARQEAKRYLQNLKSSSDQEARRQQARFESMAQQVFADAQQMERSHLQKLSNIAAGDQVYVAKLQRDGTVITVRGKKAEVEVGGLRTQVGVDELFAPRGQAGSATVHTSSGHAAESAAPAYVGPHHAVSPELMLVGKRVEESLGELEDYLSRAISADLDSVRIIHGMGTGRLKRAVRHYLDQVPQVKNYRDGEAFEGGLGATVVEL
- a CDS encoding Tim44 domain-containing protein produces the protein MTRLPFLFAIVAIYTVTASHASTQDTSTAMSLFDLLFIGAIVFFIVRAVRGRNTTDKPPRDDWTIGNDSRSETGTTDRTSHSSAPTNITPLYETGPSHKGLIDIERSDPEFSESEFLDAAREVFNTVLQAKYNEELDQVSFLMDQAMLNQLQEDQEELHKQGKRAELSSVNIHSVSIDNAIQQMGTDCITVKFQASISSLVFDTQGEGQPQEEVNEATEYWRFMRNIGEAAWQLIGVYDADEYED